The following coding sequences are from one Eptesicus fuscus isolate TK198812 chromosome 7, DD_ASM_mEF_20220401, whole genome shotgun sequence window:
- the NFYB gene encoding nuclear transcription factor Y subunit beta isoform X1, whose translation MTMDGDSSTTDASQLGISADYIGGSHYVIQPHDDTEDSMNDHEDTNGSKESFREQDIYLPIANVARIMKNAIPQTGKIAKDAKECVQECVSEFISFITSEASERCHQEKRKTINGEDILFAMSTLGFDSYVEPLKLYLQKFREAMKGEKGIGGAVTTADGLSEELTEEAFTNQLPAGLITADGQQQNVMVYTTSYQQISGVQQIQFS comes from the exons ATGGATGGTGACAGTTCTACAACAGATGCTTCTCAACTAGGAATTTCTGCAGACTATATTGGAGGAAGTCACTATGTTATACAGCCTCATGATG ataCTGAGGACAGCATGAATGATCATGAAGACACAAATGGTTCAAAAGAAAGTTTCAGAGAACAAGATATATATCTTCCAATTGCAAATGTGGCAAGGATAATGAAAAATGCCATACCTCAGACGGGAAAG atTGCAAAAGATGCCAAAGAATGTGTTCAGGAATGTGTGAGTGAGTTCATCAGTTTTATAACATCGGAGGCCAGTGAAAGATGCCATCAAGAGAAACGGAAGACAATCAATGGCGAAGACATCCTCTTTGCCATGTCTACCTTAGGCTTTGACAGTTATGTAGAACCTCTAAAATTGTACCTTCAGAAATTCAGAGAG GCAATGAAAGGTGAGAAAGGCATTGGTGGAGCAGTCACAACTGCAGATGGATTAAGTGAAGAACTAACAGAGGAGGCATTTA cTAACCAGTTACCAGCTGGTTTAATAACTGCAGATGGTCAACAACAAAATGTTATGGTTTACACAACATCATATCAACAG ATTTCTGGTGTTCAACAAATTCAGTTTTCATGA
- the NFYB gene encoding nuclear transcription factor Y subunit beta isoform X2, translated as MDGDSSTTDASQLGISADYIGGSHYVIQPHDDTEDSMNDHEDTNGSKESFREQDIYLPIANVARIMKNAIPQTGKIAKDAKECVQECVSEFISFITSEASERCHQEKRKTINGEDILFAMSTLGFDSYVEPLKLYLQKFREAMKGEKGIGGAVTTADGLSEELTEEAFTNQLPAGLITADGQQQNVMVYTTSYQQISGVQQIQFS; from the exons ATGGATGGTGACAGTTCTACAACAGATGCTTCTCAACTAGGAATTTCTGCAGACTATATTGGAGGAAGTCACTATGTTATACAGCCTCATGATG ataCTGAGGACAGCATGAATGATCATGAAGACACAAATGGTTCAAAAGAAAGTTTCAGAGAACAAGATATATATCTTCCAATTGCAAATGTGGCAAGGATAATGAAAAATGCCATACCTCAGACGGGAAAG atTGCAAAAGATGCCAAAGAATGTGTTCAGGAATGTGTGAGTGAGTTCATCAGTTTTATAACATCGGAGGCCAGTGAAAGATGCCATCAAGAGAAACGGAAGACAATCAATGGCGAAGACATCCTCTTTGCCATGTCTACCTTAGGCTTTGACAGTTATGTAGAACCTCTAAAATTGTACCTTCAGAAATTCAGAGAG GCAATGAAAGGTGAGAAAGGCATTGGTGGAGCAGTCACAACTGCAGATGGATTAAGTGAAGAACTAACAGAGGAGGCATTTA cTAACCAGTTACCAGCTGGTTTAATAACTGCAGATGGTCAACAACAAAATGTTATGGTTTACACAACATCATATCAACAG ATTTCTGGTGTTCAACAAATTCAGTTTTCATGA